The genome window GCTAAGGCGGTAGTTATACCCGAGCTCCGAGTGCTGGTAATAGGGGGCTACATCTTTGGCTTGCGTGGCCCAAAAGCGGGTTTTGCGGGCCCAATCTGAGGTGTTCGTGACCAAGGCACCGCCACCACTGGTCGTCAGAATCTTATTGCCATTGAAGGAGAAAACGCCTACCTGCCCGAAAGTGCCCAAAGGCTGCCCCTCGTAGCGGGAGCCCAAGGCTTCGGCAGCATCCTCCAGAACGGGCACTTCAAATTCAGCGGCTATGGCCAGCACCTCGCGCAGCCGGGCCGGCATACCGTAGAGGTGCACCAGGATAAGGGCCTTGGGCCGACGGTTCTGGCGGCGTAGTTCTTCTAATGCTTCCCGCAGCCGCTGGGGGCAGATATTCCAGGTTTCGGCTTCGCTGTCGATGAAAACGGGCGTAGCACCCAGATACAGAATAGGGTTGGCCGTGGCCACGAATGTAAAGGACGGGCAGAGCACCTCGTCGCCAGGGCCTACGCCCAGCAGCCGCAAGCCCAGGTGGATAGCGGCCGTGCCGGAGGTGAGGGCTACGCAGTGCTGGGCCCCGGTAAACTCGCAGATGTCGCGCTCAAACCCATCTAGGTTGGGGCCCGCGGGAGCCACCCAATTATCCTCTATAGCCTTATGCAGGTAGTTAAGCTCATGACGGCCGAGGTGGGGAGGAGAGAGGAATAATCGGTCGTAATCCTGACTGCGCATAAGGAAAGAAGGAAAAGCGGCCGCTGGCAAAGCAGCCAGAACTCGCTAGCGCAAAAGAACGGTTAAAAAACCGGACCAGACATGATGCCGAGCATGAACGGCAACTATTCATGCCACTTGATTACTTGGGCCGGCACCCCTACCGCCGTGCAATTCCCGGGAACATCGCGCACAGCCACTGCTCCGGCTCCTATAATGGCGTTAGCTCCCACTCGTACTTGGTTAATGACTGTAGCATTGGTGCCCAAGTACACGCCCGTTTCCAGGTACGCTTCTCCGCCCACATTGGCGTGGGGCATCAAGGAGCAGAAGTCTTCCAGCACGGCATCGTGCCCCACGGTGCAGCCCAGGTTGAGCAGCACGTGCCGGCCCAGCACAATGTCGCAGGTCAGGATGCAGCCCTGGCTAATAATGCTGCCGGCCCCGATCTGCACCCGTTGCTCCGGCTGCAGCGCCACACCAGGGTGGATGAGGATCGGAAATGTGAGTCTTGGTGAGGTGAGCCGGGCTACCACAGCGGCCCGGCTGCGGCTATTACCCACGGCCACGACTACGTGTAGGGGCTCGAGTTCTGCATTCAGGGCCGCAATGGTTCCGAGGTAGGGTAGCCCGTGCACCGCAGGGGTAGCGGGGGCGCGGTCATCATAGAAACCAGTTAGCTGCCAGTGGGGGCGCACGGCGTTAATCTGCCGGGCCAGCACCACTACCTCCCGGCCCAGGCCGCCCGCGCCCACAATAGCTAAGCGCGGCAACTGGGTAGGCAACGAAGTAGGAGCGGAAGCAGCGGAAGCAGTACTCATGCGGCAGGCGGATGATCAGGAGAAACGGCAGTGCCCGTAAAAGCGGTGGTAGTGGCCTGGCCGGCCGCGGTAACGCCGTGGGCACTCAGCACCCGC of Hymenobacter sublimis contains these proteins:
- a CDS encoding DegT/DnrJ/EryC1/StrS family aminotransferase; the protein is MRSQDYDRLFLSPPHLGRHELNYLHKAIEDNWVAPAGPNLDGFERDICEFTGAQHCVALTSGTAAIHLGLRLLGVGPGDEVLCPSFTFVATANPILYLGATPVFIDSEAETWNICPQRLREALEELRRQNRRPKALILVHLYGMPARLREVLAIAAEFEVPVLEDAAEALGSRYEGQPLGTFGQVGVFSFNGNKILTTSGGGALVTNTSDWARKTRFWATQAKDVAPYYQHSELGYNYRLSNLLAGIGRGQMELLEDRVKKRREIFAWYQKHLANIPGLRFGPTEPAGGRSNRWLTTLLLDPEETSVTPEQLRLHLETHNIESRPLWKPLHQQPLFAATPVFGGSISADLFARGLCLPSGTAMIDADLQRVSSAIRALFEAS
- a CDS encoding acetyltransferase, with protein sequence MSTASAASAPTSLPTQLPRLAIVGAGGLGREVVVLARQINAVRPHWQLTGFYDDRAPATPAVHGLPYLGTIAALNAELEPLHVVVAVGNSRSRAAVVARLTSPRLTFPILIHPGVALQPEQRVQIGAGSIISQGCILTCDIVLGRHVLLNLGCTVGHDAVLEDFCSLMPHANVGGEAYLETGVYLGTNATVINQVRVGANAIIGAGAVAVRDVPGNCTAVGVPAQVIKWHE